Within Garra rufa chromosome 9, GarRuf1.0, whole genome shotgun sequence, the genomic segment ATGCAACTCAGGTTAAAGAATGGCAAACTTATATGTTTTTTTCCCCATCTATCCAGCCAATCCAGAGAGTTTTGGCCTTTACTTCGTCATCGGCGTCTGTTTTGGCCTGGTGCTCACTCTCTGCCTCCTGGTCATCCGGATTTCCTGCAAGCCGCGGACCACTACGGCGCCCTCCACGCCGGAGAAAAAACAGCTGAAAGACTATAgtgaagaggaagaggaagatgAGGAGAgcgatgaggaggaggaggaagatgcAGGAGGCTTGGAGTCTTCCATCCACCACAGCACCACAGAGATCCCCATGAACAACCACCTCATCACGCCAGACGGGACTCTGAGCAGAAACGTGTTCACCTCAGCCGAAGAGCTGGAGCGGGCACAGCGATTGGAGGAAAGGGAGAGGATCATCAGGGAAATCTGGAGAAACGGACAGCCGGACATCCTGGGAACAGGGACGGGCACTATTGGAAGAGTGCACTACTACTAACTAACACTCCTGGACATTAACTCAAGCCATTTCACTGGCTGAGTGCAGTACTTTGCAAGACTGTTTATGGACAGTGTTTCCATTTTTTTATACGTTGGACTGATGTTATTGTCATCCTACAGACCACGGGTACAGCTGTTCTGTATGCCACATTTGGACCGGGCAAGTTGCTATCAGTTCCCAAGTCATGGTGCTTATTGAAAAGTCATTTTGAAGCACAATTTTAGACTTTGATGTCTGAGTtgatgtttaaaatgtatttgtaaatGGTAGGCGATTATTAGAAGCTCACTGAAAGCAAATGCACTTTTGCAATTTATGCCATTTATTGTGTGTAGATTTTTTTACTTGCTATTTTTGTAGTCCCAACGTCAAATCATGCAGTAACTCATAGATTATAAAGCCATATGGGAATATATCAAGAGGATCAAGAAATTAAAATTGTCTAAATAAAAAGTTATAACGCTACAATGTGAAACAGGGATCACAACATTATAATGTTTGATATGAAAACTAGATATTACTAAGAGATTTACAATGTTTTTAAGATTGATTTTGAGAGTTGGATGATGGTGAAATGTAATGCAAAAGTAAAGAAGGGGATTttaaaatgaacatgcacaatgGAAAATCCAATATCACCCAAtgttgatttttaaaaatgtctagTATCAACTCATAACTGATATGGTACTGATATATATTGTGCATTCTAAATAAAGCCAAACAACATCCTGCT encodes:
- the eva1ba gene encoding eva-1 homolog Ba, encoding MNVKRKEMDFLSNTIAAYAHIKANPESFGLYFVIGVCFGLVLTLCLLVIRISCKPRTTTAPSTPEKKQLKDYSEEEEEDEESDEEEEEDAGGLESSIHHSTTEIPMNNHLITPDGTLSRNVFTSAEELERAQRLEERERIIREIWRNGQPDILGTGTGTIGRVHYY